The genomic window TGCACCGCCGTCGAGGCGTTGCGCCGGCAGCGCCACACGGGCAGGCAGATTGCAACCGAGGTTGGTATCTCACCAGCGACTGTCAGCCGGATCCTGCGGCGGCTGGGATTGAACCGATTGCGCGACCTGGAACCGGCCGAGCCGGTGCGGCGCTATGAGCGTGAACATCCCGGCGAGCTGATTCACATCGACATCAAAAAGCTCGGCAAGTTCAACCGTATAGGCCATCGCATCACCGGCGATCGAACGGGGCAGAGCAGGCTGCGGGCGCGCGGCTGCGGATTCCGACGAAGTCGCCCGGGTGTACCGATTTGGCTTGAATCTGCTTTTTCTTCTGCTGCGGTTGCTGTGATGGGGTGGACGCCCCCTCGACGGCATCGATGTGCCAAAGTGAAGGGTGTTGAACAGCCATCACGAGAGAGGAAGCGTCCGTGAACGAAGTTAGCACGATTGGACTAGATTTAGCGAAGTATGTCTTTCAGGCCCACGGAGCCGATGCCGCCGGCAAGGTCGTTTTTCGCAAACAGCTGCGCCGGAATAAGCTGCTGGCATTCTTTGCCGAGCAGCCGGCTTGCCTCGTGGCGATCGAAGCCTGCTCGGGCGCGCATTAGTGGGCTCGTGAGATTGGCAAGCTCGGCCATGAAGTGCGGCTGATCCCACCGGCTTACGTGAAGCCCTTCGTGAAGCGGCAGAAGAACGACATGGCCGATGCAGAGGCGATCTGTGAAGCGGCGCAGAGGCCGACCATGCGTTTCGTTCCCGTCAAGAGCGAAGAGCAGCAAGCGAGCGCGGTGGTGTTTCGGACCCGCGACCTGCTGATCCGGCAGCGGACCCAGGCGATCAATGCTTTGCGTGGTCATCTCGCCGAATACGGGGTGATTGTGGCAAAGGGCACGGCCTATGTCGCAGAGCTTGTCGAGCGCGCAATGGATCCAAAAACCGACGTCCCCGAAGCGGCACGGTTCGTACTCGAGATATTGATCAAGACGATGGTGACGCTGGAAATGCAGATCAAGAAACTCGACAGCGAGATCACCCGTCGCGCCCGAAAAGAAAAAGATGCCCGCCGTTTGATGACAATCCCAGGCGTGGGACCAATGACGGCGACGGCTTTGCTTGCCCTTGCGCCTGCCGCCGGAAGCTTCCGGTGCGGACGCGACTTCGCAGCATGGCTGGGGTTGACCCCGTTGCAGCGCTCCACGGGCGGCAAACAGAAACTGGGTGCGACGTCGAAAATGGGGGAGCGAACGTTGCGACGGTTACTTATCATCGGCGCAACTGCGGTCGTGCAGCAGGCACGCCGGCGAGGCGCTTCACCGTCATCGTGGCTCGGGCGCATGATTGCCCGCAAGCCACTATGCTGGTAGCCACCGCTCTTGCCAACAAGATGGCCCGCGTCGTCTGGGCTTTGATGGCCAACGGTGGGGTCTATAAAGCTCCGGCTGTGGCGGCATAGCCGTCCGGTCAGAGGTCGTCGAGATGTAGGAAGGTCAAACGGAAGGTATGGCGCAACAGTCGAGAGACGGGGTTGGGAGAACCAGTACATGCCCAAGTGCTACCAAGCACGCCGCTGTGATTTGGACCTGATCCGCGAACTCCCATACGGGCCCGCGACAAATGACGGTCGCATTAAAGGCCGGACAGATGTCAGCACCCGACTACAGCGCAGCGCTTGACGAAAGATTCTTCTTGCATCCCCGGGGGCGTCCACAGAGGGCATGTGGGCAACGCCTTGACGTTGTCCAAGCGAAGCGGCATGTCCACAGAGCCACGGGCTCAGGCCTTTCGGGCGGATTGCCGGGTTCGGCGCAAGCTTTCGCCGGAGAGATCGAGCCGATGGGCGTTGTGGACGAGGCGATCGAGGACGGCATCGGCGTAGGTGGGGGCGCCGATGAGCGCGTGCCACTGCTCGACCGGGAGTTGGCTGGTGACGAGGGTGGAGGGGCGGCCGTAGCGATCCTCCAGGATCTCCAGGAGGTCGTGGCGGGCGCCGGCATCGAGCGGGACCAGGCCCCAGTCGTCGAGGATGAGCAGATCAACGCGGCCGAGCGCGCGCAGCAGGCGCGGGTGGCGGCCATCGCCGCGGGCGAGCGCCAGATCGTCGAACAGACGCGGGACGCGCTGGTAAAGGACGGAGCGATTATCGCGACAGGCCTTGTGGCCGAGCGCCGAGGCAATCCAGCTCTTGCCGACGCCGGCCGGACCGCAGATCAGCAGGTTGGCGTGGTCGTCGATCCAGCGGCCCTCGACGAGGCTGGCGAATAGCGCGCGATCGAGACCGCGCGGGGTGCGGTAGTCGACGTCCTCGACACAAGGCTGCTGGCGCAGCTTGGCGTGACGCAGGCGAGTGGCGAGCCGCTTGTCGTGACGCAGCGAGACTTCGCGTTCGAGCAGCAGCGCGAGCCATTCGGCGTGACCGAGGCTGGCGGCTTCGCCAGTGGCCTCGATGTCGACAAAGGCTTTGGCCATGCCGTGGAGGCCGAGCGCGTTGAGCCGGTCGAAGGTCGGATGGGCGAGCAAGGGATCATCTCCTAATTGTAGTAGCGCGGTCCGCGGATGTTGGCATGCAGGATCGGCAGGTCGTCCGCGGAACGCTGGGGAGCAGGACGCCGATCGAGGTTGTTGGCGAGGATCGATTTGACCGAGCCATAGGTGCGCGCGCCGATGTCGATCGCCCGCGCGGCTGCCGCGTCCAAGCGCTCGCGCCCGTAGGATGCGGCGAGCCTGAGGATGCCGAGACAGGCGCGGAACCCCTGCTCGGGGTGCGAGCGCTCGTCGAGAATGAGGTCGCACAACGCGCTGGTCGCCGGGCCGATCGCAGCGGCGTCCTGGCGGATGCGCGCGATGGTCCAGCCGGCGTAGCGGCGATGGCTGGAGGCCATGTGCTCCGGCACGGTGGTATGCTTGTGATTGCCGCTCATGCGCTGATGCGCGGCAATCCGCTCGCCCTTGTGGAAGATCTCGACGGTGCGGGCGGTGAACCGGACCTCGACCTCGGCACGCGCGAAGCGATGCGGAACGCTGTAGTAGTGCTTCTCCACCTCGACGTGGTAGTCGAGGCTGACCGGCGGATACGCCACTCGGCGAGCACGTAGGGGCTCGCCGGTAACGGCTTGAGCGCCGGCCGGTCGACCTCCTCGAGCAGCCGACGGCGCGTCACGCCGAGCCGCTCCTCGTTGAGCCTGGTCAGCAACTCGCCGATCGCTGCGTTGACCTCGGCGAGGCTGTAGAAGACGCGGTGGCGCAGGCGGCCGAGCAGCCAGCGCTCGATGATGAGGACGGCTTGCTCGACCTTGGCCTTGTCGCGCGGCTTGCGTGGTCGCGCCGGCAAGACGGCCGTGCCGTAATGCGCGGCCATCTCCGCATAGGTGCGATTGATCTGCGGGTCGTAGAGGCTCGCCTTGATGACCGCGACCTTGGTGTTGTCGGGCACCAGCAGCGCCGGCACGCCGTCGATCGCCGCCAAGGTGCCGACGTGGGCGCTGATCCAGTCGGCAAGCCCCTGGGTCCACGTCGCCTGCGCATAGGTGAAGTTCGAGGCGCCGAGCACGGCGACGAAGACCTGCGCCGTCCTCCGCTCGCCGGTGAGGCGGTCGACCACCACCGGCACGCCGTCGCCCGCGTAGTCGACGAACAATTTGTCGCCGGCCGCATGCGACTGGCGCATCGTCACCGACAGGCGGCCCTCCCAGGCGCGGTAAAGCTCGCAGAAGCGCGAGATATGTGATCGTGAACATATCTCGCGTTATGTTGCCGCCAGATTTATGTTGTCGCTGCTGGAGCGAGCCAAGGATTGCGCCAATTTCCTCGGCTCGCTCCGCAACATAAGAGTGTGACCTTTCGACCTACAGGGCCTTCAGGAATGCCATCAACGACGGGAGAGAGGGTTGCCGAGGCGGCGGCCTCAGACTGCTGATGTCGACCCTGGCTAACGCCTCTGCTTTCATTTCCAGGTCGACTTCAGCATAGATGTGCGTGGTGTCTAATGACACGTGGCCCAGCCAAGCACGGATCGTGTTGATGTCGACGCCGGCGCGCAGCAGGTGCACCGCCGTTGTGTGCCGAACCGTATGTGGGCTTACGCGCTTCGTCGCCAACGTCGGCACCGTTTCGCCCGCCATGGCGGCATATTGCGTCACGAGACGGTGTATTCCGAAGCGCGTCAAAGGCTGGTTCGTCCGCCCGAGAAAGACCGCTTCACTTTTGTTCCGGTCGGCCACAAGACGAGTCAACGAGGTTGCGGTCGTTGACCACAATGGACAGATTCTAACCTTGTTGCCCTTACCGTGAAGTCGCACTGACGGAGACGCACCCAGTTGGAGATTGCCGACCGTCAATTTTGCTGCCTCATCGGCGCGAGCACCGCTGTTGTATAGGAAAAGCAGCAGAACATGGTCCCGCACCCCAAGACTCGTGCGTCTGTCAGGTTGATTTAGCAACGCGTCCATCTCGGCCTTTTCGAGGTATCCGATCGCGGTCTTGGCCGTCTTCTTGAACGGCACTGCCCGTATCTCGGAACACCAGGCCAGGTGGATCGGCGAACGCGTCCCGATAAAGCGCGCCAGTGAATGGATGGTCGCCAGCCGTTGGTTGCGGGTAACCTCGCTGCACCGGCGATCGCGCTCCAGGTGGTCCAGGAACTTGCGGACGACTTCCGGCGTCAGCTCTTCCACGGTCATGCGATCGATGGCGCAGCCTCCCTGCTTGCTGGCGAACGGCAGCAACAATGTCAGCGTGTCGCGGTAGCTGGCTTGGGTGTTGCGGGAAAGATTGCGCTCGGCGACCAGATGTTCCAGCAAGAACCGCCGGATCCACGGACCAAGCAGGCTCTTATCCTTCATGGTCGGCCTCCATCGCGTACAGGGCAAAGCGCTCGCTGGCCGCCTGGAGGAGATCTGGCGTCATCTGCAAATAGCGCTGGGTTGAACGGATATCGATGTGGCCAAGGTAGGTGGCGAGTTGCGGAAGCAGTCGCTGCACCTCCTGGCCGGAGCGATACCATGCAATTACCCGGTGCACCGCGGCTGTGTGGCGAATATCGTGCAGCCGTGGAGGTCGAGGCTCGCCGACAGGGCAACTGATTCCGGCGGCCCGGCGGACATGCTGAAACCAGGAGATGACCCGCACATAGTGCCACGGTCGACTGCCGCGCGTAGTGAATAATGGAGATTCTTGCCCGCGCGGCAGAGGGAGCCGGCGACGGCGCTCGACGTACTCGACCAATTCCTGGTTGAGCTTTGGTCCGATAGGCACGAGGCGCGTTTTGAAGAACTTCGTGTCACGGACGGTGATGACCTGATCAGTCAGATCCACGTCTTGCAGGACCAAACGAAGCGCCTCGCCAATGCGCATGCCGCTTCCGTACAGCAATAAGAGGAGCGTACGGTACATAGCTGGCACATGAGGGCGATGCCCAACCTCCAGGATCGAGGTCGCGTCCAACAGGCGGCGCAGTTCTTCCGTGGAATAAACATAGGGCGTTTGTTGCGGCAGCAGCTTTGGAAACGATGTCGGCAGTGGGGAGGATGCTGCGTACCCGCGACTGATGGCGAATCGATAAAGGCCGCTCAAAACCCTATATCGCAGCATCCAGGTGGCACTGAGCGATCCTTTGCCTTGGAGGAACTCGGCTACCGCCTCTGGGGTGACTTCGCCGATATCTCGATTGCCCATCGCTCGGCAGAACCTACGGAGCAGAACCTCAGCCGACTCGAAACGCGCCCCCAGTGAGCGCTGCTTGGCCAGATAGGCGTCGACAACATGGGTCAGCCTCATTGGAGGCCTCCCAGGTCGAACGCTCCGACCTCGCGAAGCGCCTGCATGTTCACCTTGGCGTAGATGCTGGTTGACGCCGCGCTGCGATGTCCCAAATGGTCCCCGATCTCCTTTATCGACAGACCTTCGGCGAGAAGCCGGGAGGCGCAGGCGTGGCGCAACGCATGGCCACCGCGGTGGGCAGCGTCGATTCCAAGTGCAACAAATCTGCGGTTGGCGACATCATAAATGCTCCCTGCCTTCAACGGTCGACGGGGCGCGTGCATGCAGAGGAACACTTCCGGGCACGATGATAGCGGCCGCACCGTGTCGATGTAGCGGGCGAGCGCCTCAGCCGCAGAGGGAACCAGGGGATAGATCTGCGGCTGCCGGCGCTTCAGGCGGAAAAGCCGTAGCGTCCTACCGGCCCAGTCAATCTGATCAAGGCGCAATGCCGCCGCTTCGCCGCTGCGCATCCCGTAGACCGCGAGCAACAGCAGGATCGCACGATCGCGGATGTCCCGGGGGTTGTCAGTCTCGGCGTCGGCCAACATGCGCTGCACGTCGAACCACTCTGGGGCATACGGCAGCGACTCCTGACGATAAAGCCGAGGCCGGCAAATCGAGGCCGCTAAGCGGTCCGTACACATTCCCCGCTTTGCCGCGTAGCGCAGAAATCCCCGCAAGGCAGAGGCTGTGTTGGCCACCGAAACGCGGGACCATCGTCCCGTCGCCTGGGCGACAAAATAGGCGTCAACGTCTTCAGGCTGAAGGTCCCTGAGTTGCCGGTTGGTTTTGTCGCACCAGCGCAGGAACCTGCCGATTATCCGGCTCCATTGCTCCACCGTCGATGGCGAGAATCCGCGCTCATTGCGCATCCATGTCACATACTGGTCGAGTTGGCTCTGGTACTGAAACACGACGGTTGGTTCACGCCACCAACCGAGAAATCGAAGCCAAGGCCGTCCGATGTCGACCACTCTTCGTGCTGCGGTGGCAGCCCCCGTCAGGCGCAGACGCTCGGTCGCGATCCGTTGGAGTGCCTCGATATC from Bradyrhizobium zhanjiangense includes these protein-coding regions:
- a CDS encoding tyrosine-type recombinase/integrase, which gives rise to MRIAARLGPDASQGIDIEALQRIATERLRLTGAATAARRVVDIGRPWLRFLGWWREPTVVFQYQSQLDQYVTWMRNERGFSPSTVEQWSRIIGRFLRWCDKTNRQLRDLQPEDVDAYFVAQATGRWSRVSVANTASALRGFLRYAAKRGMCTDRLAASICRPRLYRQESLPYAPEWFDVQRMLADAETDNPRDIRDRAILLLLAVYGMRSGEAAALRLDQIDWAGRTLRLFRLKRRQPQIYPLVPSAAEALARYIDTVRPLSSCPEVFLCMHAPRRPLKAGSIYDVANRRFVALGIDAAHRGGHALRHACASRLLAEGLSIKEIGDHLGHRSAASTSIYAKVNMQALREVGAFDLGGLQ
- a CDS encoding tyrosine-type recombinase/integrase, whose amino-acid sequence is MKDKSLLGPWIRRFLLEHLVAERNLSRNTQASYRDTLTLLLPFASKQGGCAIDRMTVEELTPEVVRKFLDHLERDRRCSEVTRNQRLATIHSLARFIGTRSPIHLAWCSEIRAVPFKKTAKTAIGYLEKAEMDALLNQPDRRTSLGVRDHVLLLFLYNSGARADEAAKLTVGNLQLGASPSVRLHGKGNKVRICPLWSTTATSLTRLVADRNKSEAVFLGRTNQPLTRFGIHRLVTQYAAMAGETVPTLATKRVSPHTVRHTTAVHLLRAGVDINTIRAWLGHVSLDTTHIYAEVDLEMKAEALARVDISSLRPPPRQPSLPSLMAFLKAL
- a CDS encoding tyrosine-type recombinase/integrase, which gives rise to MRLTHVVDAYLAKQRSLGARFESAEVLLRRFCRAMGNRDIGEVTPEAVAEFLQGKGSLSATWMLRYRVLSGLYRFAISRGYAASSPLPTSFPKLLPQQTPYVYSTEELRRLLDATSILEVGHRPHVPAMYRTLLLLLYGSGMRIGEALRLVLQDVDLTDQVITVRDTKFFKTRLVPIGPKLNQELVEYVERRRRLPLPRGQESPLFTTRGSRPWHYVRVISWFQHVRRAAGISCPVGEPRPPRLHDIRHTAAVHRVIAWYRSGQEVQRLLPQLATYLGHIDIRSTQRYLQMTPDLLQAASERFALYAMEADHEG
- the istB gene encoding IS21-like element helper ATPase IstB, producing MLAHPTFDRLNALGLHGMAKAFVDIEATGEAASLGHAEWLALLLEREVSLRHDKRLATRLRHAKLRQQPCVEDVDYRTPRGLDRALFASLVEGRWIDDHANLLICGPAGVGKSWIASALGHKACRDNRSVLYQRVPRLFDDLALARGDGRHPRLLRALGRVDLLILDDWGLVPLDAGARHDLLEILEDRYGRPSTLVTSQLPVEQWHALIGAPTYADAVLDRLVHNAHRLDLSGESLRRTRQSARKA